One window from the genome of Candidatus Methanomethylicota archaeon encodes:
- a CDS encoding cytidylyltransferase family protein: MPSKEIERVKKYIENVNIVLNKLGQERHEDEGVKKVIELCKSYCSDAKFYFEKGEYITSLACIAYAEGLLDCLKFLNMVEFEWENEDIKKRQNRVLVAGTFDIIHPGHIWLMKKAKEYGQVIVIVATDNNVNRFKGRKPIIPSSQRLEVVRSIKYVDEAVLGSDDEDILRKVEEIKPNIIILGPDQKFISEEDLKNKLKERGLHDVKVIRINEEYKESPFYKTSQIINEILRRQEEFEKYKNAQNK, from the coding sequence ATGCCAAGTAAAGAAATAGAGAGGGTAAAGAAATACATTGAAAATGTCAACATAGTACTAAATAAACTTGGGCAAGAAAGACATGAAGATGAGGGAGTAAAGAAAGTAATAGAGTTATGTAAAAGCTATTGTTCTGATGCAAAATTCTATTTTGAAAAAGGAGAGTACATTACAAGCTTAGCGTGCATTGCATATGCTGAGGGATTATTAGATTGCCTAAAATTCTTAAATATGGTAGAATTCGAATGGGAAAATGAAGACATAAAGAAACGCCAAAATAGAGTATTGGTGGCAGGAACTTTTGATATAATTCACCCAGGGCATATATGGTTAATGAAAAAGGCTAAAGAGTATGGGCAAGTAATAGTAATTGTAGCCACAGATAATAATGTAAATAGGTTTAAGGGGAGAAAACCAATAATACCCAGTTCTCAACGATTGGAGGTTGTTAGAAGTATTAAATATGTTGATGAAGCGGTTTTGGGAAGTGATGATGAGGATATATTAAGAAAGGTAGAAGAGATAAAACCGAACATCATAATTTTAGGCCCAGATCAAAAATTCATATCAGAAGAAGATTTGAAGAATAAGTTAAAAGAGAGGGGATTACATGATGTTAAGGTTATTAGGATAAACGAAGAATATAAAGAAAGCCCATTCTACAAAACATCTCAAATCATAAATGAAATATTGAGGAGACAAGAAGAATTTGAAAAGTATAAAAATGCACAAAACAAATAA
- the twy1 gene encoding 4-demethylwyosine synthase TYW1, protein MKFAEIILMEAVEKLKREYLKQGYKFIGDYSLLKPCYWLKASLTSKGKNVCYKQKFYGIPSHRCLQLSPTITCTHECIYCWRVQASDIGIEWNELNLPKWDDPEKIVLNGLKMQREVLSGFKGNRNVDRNMLEEAFRPIHAAISLVGEPTLYPYIDDLIYEFFRHNFKTVFLVSNGTRPDVLEKLNNEPSQLYISLSAPDYETYRKVCRPKIPNGWENIMRSMELIKSFSCPTVIRLTLVRELNLKKVEEYAKIVDKANPTYVEPKAAMSLGGFQYRLSSTHMPSFEEILEFGKKMSELTSLKIIDASEPSRIVLLSRLDKPIKLI, encoded by the coding sequence ATGAAATTTGCCGAGATAATATTGATGGAAGCTGTAGAGAAGCTGAAAAGGGAATACCTAAAACAAGGATACAAGTTTATAGGAGATTACAGCTTATTAAAGCCATGCTACTGGTTAAAAGCATCTTTAACATCCAAAGGGAAAAATGTCTGTTATAAACAAAAATTTTATGGAATTCCATCACATAGGTGTTTACAATTATCACCAACAATAACATGTACACATGAATGCATATATTGCTGGAGAGTACAAGCATCAGACATTGGGATAGAGTGGAATGAACTAAACTTACCAAAATGGGATGATCCTGAAAAAATAGTGCTTAATGGACTAAAAATGCAAAGAGAGGTATTATCCGGATTTAAAGGAAATAGAAATGTAGACAGAAATATGCTGGAAGAAGCTTTTAGACCCATACATGCAGCAATAAGTCTAGTTGGGGAACCTACACTATATCCGTACATAGACGATCTGATATACGAATTTTTCAGGCATAACTTCAAAACGGTTTTCCTTGTAAGCAATGGAACTCGACCAGACGTATTAGAGAAATTAAATAATGAACCAAGCCAGCTTTACATAAGTTTGTCTGCACCAGACTACGAAACATATAGGAAGGTTTGCAGACCTAAGATACCAAATGGATGGGAAAATATTATGCGTAGCATGGAACTCATTAAAAGTTTTTCGTGTCCAACCGTAATTAGATTAACATTAGTAAGGGAATTAAATTTAAAGAAGGTAGAAGAGTATGCAAAAATAGTAGATAAAGCAAACCCAACATATGTAGAGCCAAAAGCTGCTATGAGCCTTGGAGGATTTCAATATAGGTTATCATCAACACATATGCCGAGCTTTGAAGAAATACTTGAATTCGGTAAGAAAATGAGTGAATTAACTTCCCTAAAGATCATCGATGCTTCAGAGCCCTCAAGGATAGTACTTCTAAGCAGATTAGACAAGCCCATTAAGTTAATCTAG
- the psmB gene encoding archaeal proteasome endopeptidase complex subunit beta encodes MEALGATTVGLVCKDGVVLASEKRVAYGYTILSKMGKKVFKITNNLAIACAGLIADMQLLAKSLTAEANLYELTYKSPMKVRNLAKLLSTILYSNRLYPYLTEIIVAGVDVTGPHLYVLDPLGSLIEDKYAALGSGAPLAMSILESEYSPEITVDVGEKIAIKAVSAAIKRDIISGDGIDILIVKREGAIEKFLPIEV; translated from the coding sequence ATGGAGGCTTTAGGTGCAACTACTGTTGGCTTAGTATGTAAGGACGGTGTTGTACTTGCTTCTGAGAAAAGAGTAGCCTATGGATATACCATTTTAAGTAAAATGGGGAAAAAAGTATTTAAAATTACAAATAACTTGGCAATAGCTTGTGCAGGATTAATTGCAGATATGCAATTACTCGCAAAATCTTTAACCGCTGAAGCAAATTTATATGAACTCACCTATAAAAGTCCTATGAAAGTTAGGAATTTGGCAAAGTTGTTATCTACAATCCTATATAGTAATCGTCTGTATCCATACTTAACTGAAATTATAGTTGCAGGGGTGGATGTTACAGGCCCCCACTTATATGTTTTAGATCCATTGGGGTCATTAATTGAGGATAAATATGCAGCATTAGGTTCTGGTGCCCCCCTCGCTATGAGTATATTGGAATCTGAATATTCCCCAGAAATTACCGTAGATGTTGGGGAGAAGATAGCAATTAAAGCGGTAAGTGCAGCCATTAAAAGAGATATAATTTCTGGTGATGGTATCGATATATTGATAGTGAAACGAGAGGGTGCTATAGAGAAATTCCTACCTATCGAAGTATAG
- a CDS encoding DNA-directed DNA polymerase II small subunit — protein sequence MTRELMSDLRIKALIAKISMQGVQISPEFLNVLLKNKDEASKILEEILKKLSTMENKPLIITPEFISDSSKQYEEEIDVKDLAEEIEVIFEPTEYILQTPLSKDFRNYFMSRYMKLRKIMISERYDARGAIDIRDLSNKKIIGATENKVKIICIVSDKKVSKSMITFDAEDLTGEVTVLVTMKNSDLLQKAQNIIPNEVICVEGIPIGEGKILATDILQPEIPRQINNVCEKRGGPDIYAVLISDLHIGSRFFMRHAFNKFLLWLNGVFGDAKLKGFAKRTKYVVIAGDIVDGIGIYPGQEKELAIKDLKRQYEVAAYYLSQIPQHVKIIIVPGNHDATRQALPSPTLYKEYAAPLYKLSNVIILGDPAYIKLHKSLFLITHGKSLDDIMVNIANLKYETPAKAMIELLKRRHIAPVYGGRTLIAPEEEDLMVIEKIPNVFHAGHIHTFECTNYKGVTVVNSGTWQEQTEYMKNMGIYPNKAKAALINLNNNSVQAIIDFEEELESEGDQDI from the coding sequence ATGACAAGAGAACTTATGAGCGACTTAAGGATAAAAGCGTTAATAGCGAAAATATCTATGCAAGGAGTACAAATTAGTCCTGAATTTTTAAATGTGTTATTGAAAAATAAAGATGAAGCATCGAAAATATTGGAAGAGATTTTAAAGAAGCTGTCAACAATGGAAAATAAACCCCTAATTATTACACCAGAATTCATCTCTGATTCATCAAAACAGTATGAGGAAGAAATTGACGTAAAAGACCTAGCTGAAGAAATAGAGGTGATCTTTGAACCCACGGAATATATCTTACAAACTCCTCTTTCAAAGGATTTTAGGAATTATTTTATGAGCAGATACATGAAACTTAGAAAAATTATGATTTCAGAAAGATATGATGCCAGGGGAGCAATAGATATACGAGATCTATCAAATAAGAAGATAATAGGAGCTACAGAAAATAAGGTTAAAATAATCTGTATAGTGAGCGATAAGAAGGTCAGTAAGAGTATGATAACATTCGATGCTGAAGATTTAACTGGGGAAGTAACAGTACTGGTTACTATGAAAAATTCAGACTTACTGCAAAAAGCGCAGAACATTATTCCAAATGAAGTTATATGCGTGGAAGGTATACCAATTGGTGAAGGAAAAATTCTTGCAACAGATATATTGCAACCAGAAATCCCAAGGCAAATAAACAATGTTTGTGAAAAGAGAGGTGGCCCTGACATTTATGCTGTTTTAATCTCTGATCTGCATATTGGAAGTAGATTTTTCATGAGACATGCATTTAATAAATTTCTGTTATGGTTAAACGGTGTCTTCGGAGATGCGAAATTAAAAGGCTTTGCAAAGCGTACTAAATATGTAGTGATTGCAGGAGATATAGTAGATGGAATAGGGATCTATCCAGGACAAGAAAAAGAGTTAGCTATAAAAGATTTGAAAAGACAATACGAGGTTGCAGCTTACTACTTATCACAGATTCCACAACACGTAAAGATAATAATAGTACCTGGAAATCATGATGCAACGAGACAAGCATTACCATCGCCAACACTATACAAAGAATACGCAGCTCCTCTTTACAAACTAAGTAACGTGATAATTCTGGGCGACCCCGCATACATAAAATTGCATAAATCATTGTTTCTAATAACGCATGGGAAAAGTTTGGATGACATTATGGTTAACATCGCCAACTTAAAATACGAGACACCAGCAAAAGCCATGATAGAATTACTAAAGAGGAGACACATAGCCCCCGTATATGGTGGAAGAACACTAATAGCACCGGAAGAAGAGGATTTGATGGTTATAGAGAAAATTCCTAACGTATTTCATGCAGGACATATCCACACCTTTGAATGCACAAATTACAAAGGAGTTACTGTTGTAAACTCTGGAACTTGGCAAGAACAAACAGAATATATGAAGAATATGGGAATTTATCCTAATAAAGCAAAAGCCGCCCTAATAAACTTAAATAATAATTCTGTTCAGGCTATAATTGACTTTGAGGAGGAATTGGAAAGTGAGGGAGACCAAGATATCTGA
- the thiL gene encoding thiamine-phosphate kinase — MRRNWKVRETKISDIGEEKVIEIIFSIIDKETKKITLPYGDDAVAIKLPGGKNLVINVDMLVGKTDIPPGMSNVQIGKKVVTMCVSDLAAKGAKPIGFLTSIGLKRDMNVKDLREIYEGIDIAARKYGMKVLGGDTNEADDIIIDGIALGIAKKVVPRGGAKIGDIIATTGLFGNTAAGLKILLESLSVEEKLRRRILRDVYEPRAYIKEGYILAKRGLVNASIDSSDGLAISLHEIAKMSNVGIEIDNLPITEEARIFAEKNRIDPFDLVFYGGEEYALILTISKENWEEALNEVRKVGGTLIKIGKVTNESGKIIYKHEEEERIIEKKGWQHFIT; from the coding sequence TTGAGGAGGAATTGGAAAGTGAGGGAGACCAAGATATCTGATATAGGTGAAGAAAAGGTTATTGAAATCATATTTAGCATTATAGATAAAGAAACGAAAAAGATAACGCTACCATATGGAGATGATGCCGTTGCAATAAAACTTCCAGGGGGAAAAAACCTTGTTATAAATGTAGATATGCTGGTGGGGAAAACGGACATACCGCCTGGTATGAGTAATGTACAGATTGGGAAAAAAGTAGTTACAATGTGTGTAAGCGATTTAGCTGCAAAGGGTGCAAAACCTATAGGGTTTTTAACGTCAATAGGATTGAAGAGAGATATGAATGTAAAGGATTTAAGAGAAATTTATGAAGGGATAGACATTGCTGCAAGAAAGTATGGTATGAAAGTTCTGGGTGGAGATACGAATGAGGCAGATGATATAATAATCGATGGAATAGCTCTTGGAATAGCTAAGAAGGTCGTACCAAGAGGTGGAGCTAAAATTGGAGACATTATTGCAACAACTGGACTTTTCGGCAACACTGCTGCTGGATTAAAAATTTTACTGGAATCATTATCGGTGGAGGAGAAATTGAGAAGGAGGATATTAAGGGATGTTTATGAGCCACGAGCATATATCAAGGAGGGATATATTCTGGCAAAAAGAGGTTTGGTTAACGCATCAATAGATAGCAGTGACGGTTTAGCTATTTCACTCCATGAAATTGCTAAAATGAGTAATGTTGGGATCGAAATAGATAATTTACCAATAACTGAAGAAGCAAGAATATTCGCTGAAAAAAACAGGATAGATCCATTTGACCTCGTTTTTTATGGTGGAGAAGAATATGCATTGATATTAACCATAAGCAAAGAGAATTGGGAAGAAGCCTTAAATGAAGTGAGAAAGGTTGGTGGAACATTAATTAAAATAGGTAAAGTGACTAATGAAAGCGGAAAGATAATATATAAACATGAAGAAGAAGAAAGAATAATTGAGAAAAAGGGATGGCAACATTTTATAACTTAA
- a CDS encoding radical SAM protein, producing MRTNDLNRVIILDGYNDEPAGLGVPPYLDVYARYAAGTIWKYNSQVNVKYYTIDMVRGNFSEYLKIMNKADMLIVLGGISVPGNYIGGKPITEEEVLKIGTLVMKPLKILGGPIARYGFCKEGGKKAKKIEYIKDLYDLVVSGDIEIVLSDLLVNDLKSDKVNPASKRRDYSIVREVSIRGAKIVQDHPNYGLNLICEIETYRGCPRYVTGGCSFCVEPLWGHPIFRAVEDVLMEIASLYNYGVRHFRIGRQPDLYCYLSSEVGEKEFPRPNPEALRRLFEGIRKVAPDLETLHIDNVNPGTIVNYPNESREITKIIVKYHTSGDVAAMGIESADPKVIKANNLKVEPEDALKAIEIINEIGAIRGENGLPELLPGINFVHGLIAESEETYKLNFEFMKNVLNKGLLVRRINIRQCIPLPGTRMWEIGERIIRKHKRYFRIYKEKMRKEVDRPMLKKIIPRYNVLKKVFVEIRSGRMTYGRQVGSYPLLVAIPFEYHLKKFTDIIVVGYGYRSILGIPIPIEINTWNRGQLSKIPFFREPYASKVMTHRPIRNIDELKEIIGDIKKLDYISKYISFRE from the coding sequence ATGCGTACAAATGATTTAAACAGAGTAATTATATTGGATGGATATAATGATGAACCTGCTGGATTAGGTGTTCCTCCTTATCTTGATGTATACGCAAGATATGCTGCTGGAACCATATGGAAGTATAATAGTCAAGTAAATGTAAAGTATTATACCATTGATATGGTGCGTGGGAATTTTTCAGAGTACTTAAAAATAATGAATAAAGCAGATATGCTAATAGTTCTTGGAGGGATAAGTGTACCTGGAAATTATATTGGAGGTAAACCAATAACTGAAGAGGAAGTTCTGAAAATCGGTACTCTAGTGATGAAACCATTAAAAATTCTAGGAGGACCAATTGCTCGTTATGGTTTCTGCAAAGAGGGAGGGAAGAAAGCTAAGAAAATCGAGTATATAAAAGATCTTTATGATCTAGTGGTAAGTGGGGATATAGAAATCGTATTATCAGATTTACTAGTAAATGATTTGAAGAGCGATAAGGTAAATCCGGCTTCTAAGAGAAGAGATTATTCAATTGTAAGGGAAGTTTCCATAAGGGGGGCGAAAATAGTTCAAGATCATCCTAACTATGGATTAAACTTGATTTGTGAAATAGAAACATATAGAGGATGTCCAAGATATGTTACTGGTGGTTGCTCCTTTTGCGTTGAACCGTTATGGGGGCATCCAATATTCAGAGCAGTTGAAGATGTATTAATGGAAATTGCATCTTTATACAATTATGGAGTGAGACATTTTAGAATTGGAAGACAACCAGATCTCTATTGTTACCTTTCAAGTGAAGTTGGAGAAAAGGAGTTCCCCCGCCCAAATCCAGAAGCGTTAAGAAGACTTTTTGAAGGAATAAGGAAAGTGGCACCAGATTTAGAGACATTACATATTGATAATGTAAATCCTGGAACTATAGTAAATTACCCTAATGAAAGTAGAGAAATAACAAAAATAATAGTAAAATATCACACCTCCGGCGACGTAGCTGCAATGGGAATAGAGTCAGCAGATCCAAAAGTCATAAAGGCAAATAATCTAAAAGTTGAACCAGAAGATGCATTAAAAGCGATAGAAATAATAAATGAAATTGGTGCTATCAGAGGAGAGAATGGTCTTCCTGAATTGTTGCCTGGAATAAATTTCGTTCATGGCTTAATAGCTGAAAGTGAAGAAACGTACAAGTTAAACTTCGAATTCATGAAAAATGTGCTGAATAAGGGATTGCTTGTAAGAAGGATAAACATAAGGCAATGCATTCCATTGCCTGGGACTAGAATGTGGGAAATTGGTGAAAGAATAATAAGGAAGCATAAAAGGTATTTTAGGATTTATAAAGAGAAAATGAGAAAGGAAGTCGACCGACCGATGCTCAAAAAAATAATTCCAAGATATAACGTCTTGAAAAAGGTATTTGTGGAAATAAGAAGTGGAAGAATGACGTATGGTAGACAAGTAGGTAGCTATCCACTGCTTGTAGCAATACCATTTGAATATCATCTAAAAAAATTTACAGACATAATAGTTGTTGGTTATGGTTATAGGTCCATATTAGGGATACCCATACCAATAGAGATTAACACATGGAACAGGGGGCAGCTGAGCAAGATACCATTTTTCAGGGAGCCTTATGCGTCTAAAGTGATGACTCATAGACCCATAAGAAATATTGATGAATTGAAGGAAATTATTGGTGACATTAAGAAGTTGGATTATATAAGTAAATATATTAGTTTCCGTGAATAA
- a CDS encoding tyrosine--tRNA ligase: MDVEMVLHYVKLPPTEELLTEERLNNYLMLGIPLNHYIGLEISGYVHLGTGLLCMQKVADLQKAGIKTTVFLADFHSWINRKLGGNLEIIRKVAGGYFKEALKASILISGGDPEKTNFVLGSEFYEKIGRTYLENVIKIAMKTTLSRMRRSISIMGRKKEEALYFSDLLYPAMQVADIFSLNVNLAHGGMDQRKAHIIAIEIGEETFGYKPVALHHHILMGLNVRKEDYLALMNAMKSNNYELMEDKLVDLKMSKSKPDSAIFIHDSESEIKRKILNAFCPPKEVSYNPIMELVKYVIMRHLKDECIEILNQKTNERKKYGNYEELEHAYINGEIHPLDLKLYVANKLIEILEPARKHFSSGYGAKCLEEMKEIMSRSN, from the coding sequence ATGGATGTAGAAATGGTGCTCCATTACGTAAAATTGCCCCCAACCGAGGAATTACTGACTGAAGAAAGATTAAACAATTACTTAATGCTCGGCATTCCATTGAATCATTATATAGGTCTCGAGATATCCGGCTATGTTCACCTGGGCACTGGCTTACTTTGTATGCAAAAAGTAGCAGATTTACAGAAAGCTGGGATAAAAACCACGGTTTTTCTAGCCGATTTCCATTCTTGGATTAATAGAAAGTTGGGTGGGAATCTTGAAATTATACGGAAAGTCGCTGGCGGATATTTTAAAGAGGCGTTAAAAGCATCTATATTGATTTCTGGTGGGGATCCTGAAAAAACAAATTTTGTTTTAGGATCCGAATTTTATGAGAAAATTGGTAGAACTTACCTAGAAAATGTCATAAAAATAGCTATGAAAACCACTCTTTCAAGAATGAGGAGATCAATATCAATTATGGGCAGAAAGAAGGAAGAAGCTCTTTATTTCTCTGATCTACTTTATCCTGCAATGCAAGTTGCAGACATATTTTCATTAAATGTAAATTTAGCACATGGCGGTATGGATCAAAGGAAAGCACATATAATAGCTATTGAAATAGGAGAGGAAACCTTTGGATATAAGCCAGTAGCACTACACCACCATATACTTATGGGGTTAAACGTAAGAAAGGAGGATTATTTAGCATTAATGAATGCAATGAAATCTAACAATTATGAGTTAATGGAGGATAAATTAGTTGATTTGAAAATGTCAAAATCGAAACCAGACAGTGCCATATTTATTCATGATAGTGAAAGTGAAATTAAAAGAAAAATACTTAATGCATTTTGTCCTCCAAAAGAAGTGTCTTACAACCCCATAATGGAACTAGTTAAATACGTGATTATGCGACATTTAAAAGATGAATGCATAGAAATTTTAAATCAAAAGACGAATGAGCGTAAAAAATATGGAAATTACGAAGAATTAGAACATGCATATATAAATGGAGAAATACATCCATTGGATTTAAAGCTATACGTAGCCAACAAATTAATAGAAATATTAGAACCTGCTAGGAAGCATTTTAGTAGTGGTTACGGGGCAAAATGCCTTGAAGAAATGAAAGAAATAATGTCAAGATCCAATTGA
- a CDS encoding DUF371 domain-containing protein: protein MAIIEEVIAYGHPNIRATHKSTFEITKESTLTKRGDCIIGIKSNKACKDISELFKKSLRSNVAVKVIIECNGIKDEVIGYGDPNLILSDPTSIVIRKSSYICPRTLLIRANKAACDLDRRLVSFMKLINSIIKVKFLILL, encoded by the coding sequence ATGGCGATTATTGAAGAAGTGATAGCATACGGTCATCCGAACATACGTGCAACGCATAAATCTACATTTGAGATCACAAAAGAATCTACATTAACTAAAAGGGGCGACTGCATAATAGGTATAAAATCCAATAAAGCTTGCAAAGACATTTCTGAATTATTCAAGAAAAGCCTAAGAAGCAATGTTGCAGTAAAAGTGATTATAGAATGTAATGGTATCAAAGACGAGGTTATTGGTTACGGAGATCCAAATCTAATTCTAAGCGATCCTACCAGTATAGTTATAAGAAAGAGTAGTTATATATGTCCAAGAACATTATTAATACGTGCCAATAAAGCAGCATGCGACTTAGATAGAAGGCTTGTATCCTTTATGAAACTTATCAACTCTATCATAAAAGTAAAATTCTTAATATTATTATAA
- a CDS encoding protein-L-isoaspartate O-methyltransferase: MKKSFDEERRKLIEKLISEGILKSQNVIRAMLTVPRELFVPPKYRELAYIDAPLPTLEGQTISAPHMVAIICELLMLDVGMKVLEVGGGSGYHAAVCAEIVAPKDVPREKWGHVYTIERIPALVEFAKANLKVCGYDDRVDVILGDGTLGYEEAAPYDRIFVTAAAPSIPKPLIDQLKDGGRIVIPIGGSFYQELVVGLKRGNELLTFSAGGCVFVPLIGKYGWKEY; this comes from the coding sequence ATGAAGAAGTCTTTCGATGAGGAAAGAAGGAAACTTATAGAAAAATTGATAAGTGAAGGGATTTTGAAATCGCAAAATGTTATAAGAGCAATGTTAACAGTACCAAGAGAGCTTTTTGTACCCCCAAAATATAGAGAGCTAGCATACATAGATGCTCCACTACCAACATTGGAGGGGCAAACAATATCAGCACCACATATGGTGGCAATAATTTGCGAATTATTGATGCTCGATGTTGGAATGAAAGTGTTAGAGGTTGGTGGAGGTTCTGGTTATCATGCAGCTGTATGTGCTGAAATTGTTGCACCAAAAGATGTCCCACGCGAGAAGTGGGGACATGTATACACCATTGAAAGAATACCAGCTTTAGTTGAATTTGCAAAAGCGAATCTGAAAGTATGTGGATATGATGATAGAGTTGATGTAATTTTGGGAGATGGTACCTTAGGGTATGAAGAAGCCGCACCATACGATAGAATATTTGTTACGGCAGCAGCACCTAGCATACCAAAACCGCTAATAGATCAATTAAAGGATGGAGGAAGGATAGTAATACCTATAGGTGGAAGTTTTTACCAAGAGTTAGTAGTTGGTTTAAAGAGGGGGAATGAACTTCTAACATTTAGTGCTGGTGGCTGCGTTTTTGTACCTTTGATTGGTAAATATGGCTGGAAAGAATATTAA
- the fen gene encoding flap endonuclease-1, which translates to MGVDLRDIIPGEAIEETDLSSLRDKVIAIDGYNALYQFLATIRQPDGTPLKDSKGRVTSHLSGLFYRTVNLLEAQIKVVYVFDGKPPELKEMEISMRKKRKEEAIKKYEEAIKLGDLKAAKMYAQQTAQLNEDMVSEAKSLLDALGVPWVQAPSEGEAQSAFMVQKGDAWATASQDYDSLLFGSPRLLRNLTISGRRKLPRKDVYVEVKPEIIYLDKLLKQLNITRDQLIEIGILIGTDYNPDGIEGIGPKTALKLVKQYKDFSSLLKSLGEKATFPVDPFKIKELFLNPQVTNNYVLKWKRPDKDKVIEILCECYDFSKERVEKAIDRILKVYDTQTKQTTLKKWFN; encoded by the coding sequence ATGGGCGTTGATTTAAGAGATATAATACCTGGAGAAGCGATAGAAGAAACTGATTTGTCATCCTTAAGAGATAAAGTTATAGCGATCGATGGATATAATGCCTTATACCAATTTTTGGCGACAATAAGACAGCCTGATGGTACTCCATTAAAAGATAGTAAAGGTAGAGTGACCAGTCATCTAAGTGGTCTTTTTTATAGAACTGTAAATCTTCTAGAAGCTCAGATTAAGGTTGTTTACGTTTTTGATGGGAAACCTCCCGAATTAAAGGAAATGGAAATTTCAATGAGAAAAAAGAGAAAAGAAGAAGCTATTAAAAAATACGAAGAAGCAATTAAATTAGGTGACCTGAAGGCAGCTAAGATGTACGCTCAGCAAACTGCACAATTAAATGAAGATATGGTTAGTGAAGCTAAATCTTTATTGGATGCTTTAGGTGTACCTTGGGTTCAAGCCCCCTCTGAGGGTGAAGCTCAAAGTGCATTTATGGTTCAAAAGGGAGACGCATGGGCTACTGCAAGTCAAGATTATGATTCATTGCTTTTCGGTTCACCACGTCTTTTGAGGAATTTAACTATAAGTGGGAGAAGGAAGCTCCCAAGAAAAGATGTCTATGTAGAAGTTAAACCTGAAATAATATATCTTGATAAGCTATTAAAACAACTAAATATAACGAGAGATCAATTGATTGAGATCGGAATATTAATAGGTACGGATTATAATCCTGATGGCATTGAAGGTATTGGCCCTAAAACTGCATTGAAGTTAGTTAAGCAATATAAGGACTTTTCTTCACTTCTAAAATCTTTGGGAGAAAAAGCAACTTTTCCAGTTGACCCTTTTAAAATAAAGGAGCTATTCTTAAATCCTCAAGTTACCAATAATTATGTCTTAAAATGGAAGAGACCTGACAAAGATAAGGTTATCGAAATTTTATGCGAATGTTATGATTTTTCAAAGGAACGTGTAGAGAAAGCAATTGATAGGATACTTAAGGTTTATGATACACAAACAAAACAAACAACTTTAAAGAAGTGGTTTAATTAA